GTCTTGCCAGTTCTGTTTCATCATTGCAAATCCAATAAAAGAGAATCCTAAGAGCAATAGCTGTTCTTAATGGTAGAATGGAGGGCTTCTATCATACCATCCCAAAACAGAACTTTCTTATACACAGAACAGGATTCTCCATACAATCACCTGTTTCTCAAAAGCCAGGCGTCCAATTTCTTGCAGCTCTGGGATGGAACCTTTCtctattttcagaataaagcaaGCATTCCTTGAAAACATCCTTGTTGCAATATATCCCTGTGATAAAAAATTATCGTTAATTTAATTCATTAAAAACTGCTACCACTCACACTTGGTGATCCCCCCTGTTCTCTAGGGTGAATGAATACATGTAAAGTTGCTACACTGCCTATCATGACTTTCCATTTACACTGTCATCATGGGGAATGGAAGCAGCCTCCCTATATTAATGTCTATCTATAATAGAGAAATTATCTTCTTCCATGGACTTCTACCGTACTTGTTATACATGAGTGATGGTGGCCTGATCTCGACCCTGTTGCATTGCAGTCAAtgacatttttctccctttcatgaATAACCACGAGTTTCATTACAAGTCTAAACTAAACAACTACATCATCATACATGTGAGACAAAGAGACGGCAGAAGGGGAGGAGAAGTGATGGAAGtctgaaaagaaacagtttcaaGACAACTCATGATGACAATacactaaaataatttttcttcgtTTAGAAATTACTCACAGAGATTGTTTGAGTCTAGGCAGATTCTTGGATTTACTTACATGCTGGTAGTCAAAAATGGTATCAGAGGAGTACGCCCCAGAACGGACATGGACATCAGCTAAGTTCTTCTCGTTGTCGATAGTCATAGTTGCAGTGACATAATCGTTGCCAGGTACTGGCAGGTAATAGGTCTTTggtacaaaacacaaaataactgTTCATCATTATTGGCCTTATATCTTTAAAAGGTACAAGATAAATGAAAGCGTTTCCTCTCAAATAACCAAATGTGATTGCTTCACATAAATCCTAAATCTCTTTACAACTCTGGCAATCTCAGGAGGCCCTCACAGTGGAGGTTAATTGCCCAAGAGTTCAACTcagggtgggagaggaggggagaaagcCACATTGCAGGAAAAGATGAACAATATTGGGCAGCCAAGTCATTGTGTGTGACAGCAGAGATTGTCAGAGAAGTCTGAGACAGTCTCCAAATCTTAGTTTGAGCTAACAGGCTACCCCGCTAGAATTTCTTGCTGCTACATGGCTGCACAGAACCACCTCTTTGGCTTGTATGATTGTCTCCTTGGCAATAAGCATCTTGTTAGTTTCTCATGTGCTTTTCTTGCTATTATATTCCCCCATGCCCAAGAATctaatacattttaaatgagtACATGCAGTAGAAGATTTGTCAGTCTACTTACTTCTAACGCAGAAGTCTGAGTCCAAAAGACTCCCAGTAAAGCAAGAATTGCAGCCTGCAAAAGGAATAAGCATTCATACTCAACAGAAACATAAGGCAGTGCCACACCGGCAGGACAGAGCTCAATAAAACATAATAAATCACACTTCTGAACTGGGATTAAGTTCTACATTCTTTGCTCAAATGGTGCTTCCTCTGAGTTCAAGATTATTGCACAAATAAGAAATGCAATATCCCACTGAACAACACAAGAAACAATACACAGGTCATATCATTAATCCCAGTACTGCACCCCCTTATTAGAacatcttttctgcattttttttttgcttttagaaaggaactttctaaaatataaattcaataaaaatgtCTATACTCAcaaatctcttcatttttctttcagataagaacaagaggctgcagaaagTGAAAATGGGAAAGAATCCCAGCAACATTCAACTTTTATATCTTGCTGTAGGTGTGGGAGTCACTTGACAAATGTTCTTCATGACTCGAGCAATTCCATATCTATATGCCACACCATGGTAAGCCTCTTTATCTGAATATTGGGGTGGCATAGATAACCTGATCCTGATATGTCAAAAGCGCTCAGTAAGCCAGCTTTTGTAAAATTAATCACTCTACAAATGACTATTATTTGCCGGTTTAAACTCTGGAGGAGTTTCAACTCTTGCTGTTTCAAGCTTTTAATATTTAACAGGATACTAATCCAGAATTAAACGATATCAGAAAAGACTCTGTTATTCATTTATTCAACTGCACTTTGTCTTCTGAAATATAATTCCTGGCCGCCTGATACTCTGCAGACAAATCCTGGAAAGAAATACCTATATCATGGTAGCCTAAGTGCCAGCTAATGAACAGACCAATTTTTCATCCATTTCCTCCAACTAGTATGTACATGGCCTTTTCTAACAAAAAGTGCTGCTCATTTTTGAACAGTTGCCATGGTGTATATCACATGTATTGAAATTACTGACATAGTCAGGGGTAATAATTGTGCTTCACAGATGCAAGCTGAATAACTACTAGCCTCTCTAgtataaaaaggaacaaaacaaaattcgACAGGATATGTGGTTTGTCCAAGGTCACAAGTCAAAAGGAGCCGGATGGGGATGGTTTACTTAAAGCTACCACTGTTCTCTGTGTTTTATCAAAACTACACTGACTGCATGATATTGGTCTCCTATGAATATGACCTTGTCTGGACTCCTTATTTCATCTCCTGGTGACTTCCACATCAGGCAGTGCAGGTACTTTGAGGAATCACACTCTACTTTCTACCAGAATATGATAATTGAGGCCTCTTCTCTTCTGATGAAATGAGAGTACAAAGTAATAGCCAACAAATTTCTGTAATGTCAGTCATTAGAAAAGAGGTGACAGAGGTTGTATGTAAATCTAGCCCTGCAAATAGGCctcaattaaaagagaaaattgcaCATATTTGCTTTATTCCACATAACTTTGCACAAAAAATGTGATCCTGAGTGTGGCAAAGCCATGCTGCTCAGTAATATATCAGGATATATGAACAGATACCAAAGGCTCATGTGACAAGCACGGTGAGATAAAACTAAATTAGATTAGATTGATGTTATCCTCCTGTTTAAAGCTGCCCCTCCCCATTCTTCTCAAATGATTCTTTGTTTGTAAGGCTACAGATATGTTGGAAATATTCACAAAACAGATTTCGGTAGCGAAATGAGTCTTCCACACGTGCTTATAGTAGAATTCAGGCACTACAAGCTAAAATTAAAAGTTGAAATTAACTTCCCATTaatcttcatattttaatttcttttgagaTACTTTCACAGGGCTGAAGCATGAGCTTCAGCTCTCTTGCAGACACGCACACTTCTACACATGTAAGAGCAGAGTAATACGCAAAATCAGCAGTACTTAGTGAAGAATTACAATAACCCTTGTCTCACTAATGATTTTCACTTTACATTGGACCTTAGGTGAAATCTTATGATCCAGTCATATGAGGccaaaaaataaagattaatttctAAAAAGAATTTTACTAATTAACCTTATTacaaaaaagaacatattttcagTTGACTCAGGCTTGTTACTCAAGGTGAGCCTGTATATCCTTCTCTCTTTCGGGAGACTTTTTGTCCACAGTGAATCTGAGTCCACATCTCCCACTAATATATCTGAAATTAGCACGCATTCACCGAAGGGCAAGACTATGCCACAGTCCGTTAAGTGCTCATCTAGTTTAAGTAACTGAAGTAAAAGCCTGCATGAGAAGGGCTATAAGATGCTCTAACTTCCTTGAATAGAATTTTCACTGTTATCAGTCCTCAGGTGGAGTGAGGTTTGGCTTAGGAAGTGACTGGTGCAGTCTCAGAACTGCTTGGTGAATTTGAACTTTTATGACGATACTTACATTTCTCAAGGTAGCCTTCTCGCTTTGGACGCTTTCGCTCTAAGTGGAAACTCTCGAACTTTTTCCCAAATGAAGTCACTTTTTCTCAAGTTACACTTGCGGTCAGATCGGCCATATTGGCACACTGAAGCCTGGAGGAAATGGAATTTGAGTAACGTTTGGAACAAAGCAATACATTCTGCAAGTCATTGCAACAGCACAGCAACGTTAATTACTGTCACAGGAAACTGttaatttctttaatattttcataaGGCCAAATATTTTCAAGTACATTCTAATTTACTCCAGTGAAATATGATTAAATTACAGAATGACTTGCTATTTACATAAGTAAAATTGCAAGGAGAATTTGGACTAACATTTGGCACCAGCATccactaaaaataatttaaacaaaagaaCCTTGAACACAGAATGAAATGAATACTTGTACAACTTCAGCTCAAGTCTGACTACCACACCGGAATTTCGACACATAAGGGAGATTCATTCAATCAAGTTCAGGTGGGAATAATGCTGGCATAAAAAAACTCTCCTGGAGACTCATGGTTTTTTTCAGGTACTTTTGATAAATATTTGTCTTATCAGGGAGTGAGAAAGTGGTGGGAGGAATGTAAAGAATCAAGCAACACCTCAAAAATCAACAAAATTCTCTGTGCTTACCTTTGCATACAACTGGCCGCACTTGACTGGATCAAGACAGGGTGACACAGCCTAGAAAATTCTGCATGGCCAAGGGACACGTCAAGCAGAATTTATCAAATCAGTAGTTGAAAACGAAGCTTCTAGGGCCAATTCAACAATAATTTCAGTAGTTTTACTCTTGCTAGAAAATGACACAAGCAAAAACATGTGAAaatttaagtgtgtgtgtggaAAACAGAACATTTACTTGAGAACTGGGTTAAAACTCATATGGTTCCTAGCCATAACAGTTTGCTATACATTGATACAATGATTTAGCAAAGAAACAGAGAATGCTTTGggtaaagctttaaaaatgagacAGAGAGAAACAAGCTTGTACTAGGCAAAGAACAGGATCTTATACAGTAAGAGTCTCCCTCCTCCTCCGTTCTCCTGGCTTCTTCTACTGTAACTAGTTTCTTAAGCTTGTCTTGATATCAAATGCTCTAGCTCTGTATGTCTGCCATATAAACTATTGAAGTAATCAAAAGTTGATGGAGGATTTGGCGATTCAGACTTCCAAGTGTGACACATTATTATAATAGTCAAATTGGCCATGGTTGTTGCAACAAATGGACAAAACTGCTTTCCAGCTCATCGCTGATGACACCACTGGGATCAGCATAATATAGTTGATTTCTCAATGCTTTTCTCATGAGAACTAGATGATTAGTTCAATATTCAGAGACTATGAGAGGATTTGTGACATAGAAAATAGACTATTCTGTGTATTTTGGATCTTGGAGGCTAAGCACATACCTGCCTCCATTTGGCATCCACAAATCATTTCACTTAGTAACTTACTGGTTTCATTCACCGTTATTTTATACCTCTCGCAAATTGCAAAGTGGGTACAAAATGGAGGTGAAAAACAGTCCTCCGCTCACTAGCAAACAAGGTAAATAACTCATCCTATAGAGTGGTTCTATATATAATTATCAAATTCAACCTcagataaacttaaaaaaaaaaaatctacttgctACATAATAATTGATAGAAAATGCCCATTGTTACTGCTTCCCCCTTACCCAGTTTTGGCTATCTCTAGTTTATGGTCCAGCTTCTAGAATTAGCCCTCAGTTTGTAATCAGATACTCTTTCTGCTAAGAACCTCTGTTAAAATACAGAGGCCAGGCCTCAAGATTGGTAAGCAGATCCTAAAAGACAGAACAGTGCTCAAAGGATTCAGACAGGAaggtaaacaaaagaaaaaactcagTAATTTCTATGATTTAGAGCTAGTCTCATGATTCCTGGGGACATGACTCAATGTCTTTTAAACGAATGGTGGGGGAAatcttgctgttttaaaaattttatgaaCTGTGGATAAAAACAATTAGGCTGAGTCCTTTGTCATGTAGGCACAAAATGTTACTAGGAATTTATTGTATTAAGCATCAGTTTTCTGGTTCCGATGACTTTTTTTAGAAGTGATTATTAAATATATTGAACTTACCatgaaaagttttctttcatcttcccATTTGCAATGAATTCAATCAGGCTGGTATCAAAGCTTGCTGTTATCAGATCAGTTCCACAGGAAATATGTCATGATTCTGTGAACAGAAGAGACCTGCCAGGAAGATAAACCTATTTTAACACTTATCTTTGGCATGTCAGTGTATAAAAAGGAAGAGTACACATCAAATACCAGCAGAACTTGCCTTTCCTACCATCAAAATGAAGTTCACTGTAAGTATATGCATCGCTTCCTTATAAAACAGTGTTAAAGTTAgacagtttttaaattattttgagtcTCTCTTGGCACCTGTTGAACTATATCACTGGTTTCCATAGGGATTATACAGTAAAAGGGCAAAAGTTTTGGGACTCCACTGGTGAAATTTCTTATTTGGCAGTGATTTCACTCCATGTACCTACTCAAACCTGAAAGAGGGAAGTGCTCTGATACAAGGACGACACGGCACATGTGAGATCTAGAAAGGGCAACGTTCTCTTACTCGTAACTTCTAGGTCATAAATAATCTGAGTTATACAAGGTTAGGGCACGGCTGTCTGATCAGAGCACAGGAGAAGAACCAGGAGATGTGAGTGCACGACTATGAAGCATAGCAATATTTACAGCAGTCTTCAACTGTTGCAGGATAAATTCCAAAATATTAGTGCTAAATATTCTGAGTCACACTTGGATCTCACTCATAAAAAAACCCTCTCCTTTGAAGTCAATGCATTTTGTGACTGATTCAATATTTGAGGGACTGTCTCCAAGAGAATAATTGCTAACAGTAACTATTACTACAAAACAATTTATCACAGCAATCTTAAATCTAACATAAAAATATAGCGGCAGTAGTTTTTACCTTAGAGAAATCTGAACAACAAATGAGAGTCACTGTAACtatactattttaaaaagcagtaacaaaatgtTTAACATTACGGTTTTCTGTACAGAAAAAGATCGTTATTGTATTGTTAtacagaaaagttatttaaaaagtgctgaatctcttgcactttttttttaatagggcttTGCTGCAACCAGAGTATTTTCAAAAAAGACCTGCATCATTAgtaaaatcaacagaaatattttgccttttattgTATTGGTTCCTCCACTGCCTCCAGGAGACAAGGTAAAGGAGATGGTGTTGAGAAGAAATTGTTGAGAAATCTATTGAATTGCCCGAGAAAAATATCCATTCTACAATTGCAAAGTGGAGAAAGGGCTCCGAGAGCTGAGCAAAAGCTCCTCAGCAGGACTGAACCACTCCAGAAGTTTAGTCTCTAGTCTTTCAAAAGTTACACTGGACATGAATAATTCCCTCTCCATTAAGATGGGTATGTGGATTCTGAATCCCATTTTTGGTTTTTCTAAATGCTGTTTCCTGGGTGTGTTTCTTTGATGCTTAGGTCCTTGGCCACTTCCACCCCCGGAGCATTGCTTCACTGTGTCAAAAACCAGAGTTCAAAACCTGGCCCCGTACGGAAAACCCATTCAAGCTCTGTGCAGAGGAATTCCCACTTACTTGGCTTACCTAGCTCCAGGTGAGTGTGCTTGTAACTAATATATAACAAAATAGAGATtaataagcttttaaataaagattaaatATAGATTTAAATAAAGGCTAACAAGCTACTGAAATCATGTTTAAATTACACTGTTTTTCTATGACTTTTTATAAATCAGTGAATctgtatgaaaggaaaaaaagcagatctgTCACTCTCCTGAGTACAGCTGAACTAAGAAGATCAGGCCATTACAGAAAGGCTTTGGCCTCTAACTGTTGATAGGAGTCTGAATTTTTCAGGAACCTTCACATATACGCAATACATTGATGCCCTAGCTGCCACGGGTCCTGCCAGAGCAAGATTCTGAGATTCAAAATTCCAATTTGTAACTTGcctcttcattatttttttttaaagttgcactAACAGCTGCTTATAGGACAAATTGAGAAAGAAGATGATCAATTCCTGAATGGAGAGTTTGCTAAGTTTCACATTTTTTAGTGCAAGAACACTGTGTTGGAAAACTTTCGTCTAGCTTGTTCTCAGATTTTCTCAGTCTAAATGTGATATGAGTTTTGGTGTTCTTTGCTTTCAGGATCAAACTTTCTAAAAGATGCTCCGTGTTTGAAAACGCGGATCAAATAAGTGAATTTAAATTACTGCCATCACTAGCCGTAAAATTTTTGCTGATGAAATTTTGAGGAAGAGAATTTATTTACATAACAGTGTACCCACAacgaatattttttttcctgacaatctTATCTTGATcacattttcaattatttctttatctgtctcttctgctctgtgtgtaGGCTACTGTCTCTCAATAAAGTTTATCATTAACCTACAAGCGGCTTGCGCTGTGATTTCATTaaaccttggaaaaaaaatacaagcaattCTCAAGACAAGTTGTTAAACTAGTGTTCTTGCAAAATTCCAATTCAGGCATTTAAATCTGATCCTGTAAAACTTCCCAGTGAGATTTCACTTCCTGCTTTAAGCAATTATTGATCATTGCCAAAAGCTAAAGGTATTACCTCCTGCATAACtatatttgaaataattataactgaaatccaaatgtataaaaataaatatgtgacTTATTTTAATTTAACTTACTATTAATACAATATTATAgccttttattataaaaataataagcatTGCAGTACATTACGGCAAATTACAAATAGACAGATGTATAACTGGTCTAATAGGAATAGAAATCCAGTTGTCAATATAGGAGAATTAATAAGTGCCTTACTGGAATGCAAACATTTTGCAGTCAAATATCGCCAATATTTAATGATGTTTGATAAAACTTTAACACAGGAAGCAGACAAGTACACCTTAACCAACTGAAAGTGTAGTTGGAAATTTGAGAGAGCAAAAATGTAATTAGGCCAGACCTACGGAAAAATGAGACTAATTTGCTCTACAGGTCTGAAATGATTAATTCAGTAACTAGGGCTGGCTGGGCGGTATCAGATCTTCACCTTCCTTCCCTGTTCAGAGGCCATTTTATTGGGGATTAGAAAGGAGTCAATCTCAGACACTTTCCTCTTCAGAAACAGTCAAGGGCTACTCTAAATCAAGAATGTGGCTGCCTGTTTTGTGCAGTCAAATGTTTGGTGGGCCTTCAATAGTTAAATTAAAATCAGAGCTTGGCTGCCTGCACCTCACAATATTTTAACACCTCTAAAGAAAAGGAACCATATGGCTGCAGTATTTCAACAAAGCTCCTGTCCACTTTGCCTGGGGTTTCTGAAGAGAAACTCCTCTCCTTTTCCAGCTTTACGTTACATTTTCTTTGAGATAACGTGAGCAAAACCCTCTTTACTTATCTGATAGCTTGTCACTGGGAAATGTCTCTCTGGGGGCCTGAAGAGATTGGCCAAGGCTCTATAACGGATGGTGACTTAAAGCCCCCCGAGCTAGCAGGGATCTGACCTGGGCAGCATACACGGTGCAGTACAGCATCACACCGTCCCAGCAGCCACAGTCCAGGGTGACAGAGGGATACTCtacaataataaaagaaaaaattcaaatatataaTACAGCTAAAGAAATAGTTTAGCTTCCAGCAACCAGCGAGGTGGCTGTCATAGGTAAAGTTGGAGGCAGTGCAGTTTTCAGACAAAGCACAGTAATTGGATTTTCCAAACCTCAAGATGTTAATGCCAATATTACATTCTGGCTGGTTTCTTGATCTAATTAGGATGTCAATACATTTTACAAAGCTTATTATTCAGTTTAGACTATATATTGGAACTGAAACAGGCTTAAACTGATCAGGAAGAGAAAGAGTCACTGTATAAAACAGAGATTGCTAACTAGCAACGTCACTGCACAGACTCCAGTGAACCAGAAGAGACATCAAAACTGTGACTTTCAGTAAAATGACCATATAAGTAAAGAGATAGATAGATATTCTTAATAGTGCAGAAAACTGGAACTGCAAACTGCACAAGGAAAGATCCTCCTCCGCAAAGAACAGGCCTGAGCTTTTTTCGTTAAACACAGTTTCCATAATCCGCAACAATTTTAATTCTCTGAGGGCAGCGCATTAGCATGTGGCATCAGTATTAAACATTCACAGGATATTATCTTACGACGTGCAGCTCTCATTTTCTCTTAACCCGCAGCAGGCAGATCGTCAGgattcagttttatttatatcTTAAAACTGaagatggggggggaaaaaaaagctgcttataTTGACAGAGAAAAGTTCAAAAACGTGACCTGAGTATCATTAAAAAGCCATAAAACCACCTAATAAATGTATTCCAACAACCTTGTGTATTGTAAGACAAGGCTGAGTGAACCTGGTTTGCGAGTTgggcttgtttgtgtttttttttttaacgtacaAAACAAGTAATATCCTTACTTGAGTCACTGACAGCAGGTATAACGGCAATCTTTCAGGAAAAGACCACAAAAGACTCCAAAACGGATAAAGCTGGGATGGTACAGGAGGGCCTGGGCTGCTCCTCGCAGGGCGGCTGAgacgcggcgcagcgcggcggccctGGACCTCGCCGCCCTCTCCCCAGGCCGCCGCCTCAGCCGCGTTTTCCCGCCCTTTTTGCCGACCGTTAGCGCCGACCGTTAGCGAGCTCCTCACCACACGCCCGGCTCGCGCCTCAGACCCCCGGCGCCGCCTCAGGGCCGCTTCCTCCCCCACTCCACCTCAACTCAGgcaagcttttgttttcttcagcataTGTTTAATCCCTCTCGGGCACGGGTTTTCCTCACTTTTCTCCTCGGGGCCTTTTTCCCTTCagtgccgcgccgccgccaggcgGCGGTGGCTGCTGTTTGCCCTCAGAGCCCGCGCACAAACGTGTTTCTGCTCGGATTCATACAAGGGCTATCGCTTGCATAGAATATACGATGCCCATTTAGCATAGTGGTATTTATGAAGAACACCCCTTGGAGACTGGCAGACTAGCCTCAGCGAAATTTAAAGCAGAATTTGATTTAATGTACTTGCAGCACTGGATATAAAtcgtttttatatattttaaacgctttttttttttttggaggatgtACTGA
The DNA window shown above is from Struthio camelus isolate bStrCam1 chromosome 27, bStrCam1.hap1, whole genome shotgun sequence and carries:
- the GKN2 gene encoding gastrokine-2, with protein sequence MLLGFFPIFTFCSLLFLSERKMKRFAAILALLGVFWTQTSALETYYLPVPGNDYVTATMTIDNEKNLADVHVRSGAYSSDTIFDYQHGYIATRMFSRNACFILKIEKGSIPELQEIGRLAFEKQTLKKIYSPNDVWVLYEPGNSILANIKEWFLYGKAIENLCRDLPIYKLVKTQAPLDSRACANAGIPSILGIKICEKLS